ATTTTGTGGGGTCTGAAATGTTTACTTCATTGAATTGAAACCAATGTCATCACTGTTTTTACTAACGTCTAGAAATGAGATAGGCCTGGAATTATGTCTTCACTGTTCTTATAATACTCGTCCCTTTATTTCTTAACTTTGTACTTGTTTCCTTTTTGGAGAAAAAACATATGGGAAGCCTTTCCCTAGTTTTGGTGGTGTTGCAACTTTCATGGAGTTTGTCTTCCTCTATTCCTCCACCATCCTCTCATTTATGTCTCCCACACCAGAGAGATGCTTTGCTCCATTTTAAAACCACCATTTTTGTTGGTTGTGATTATCGCTTTTCTGATTATTATAGTGGTTTTGAAGAATATCCTTACCCCAGGATAGACATAGAGTCATGGAACAAAAGCATTGACTGTTGTTCATGGGACGGAGTGAAATGCAGCAACGTGACTGGTCATGTAATCGGCATTGATCTTAGTCACAGTTGCCTTGCTGGATCTCTCTTTGCAGACAACAGCCTCTTTCAACTTCACAACCTCCAATGGCTTGACTTGAGCTACAACTACCTCACAGGTTGTCTTCTTGAGAACACTAGCAGCTTGTTTCACGTTCATGGACTCCGACGACTCAACCTTGCTTGCAACGCTTTCAATGGTGCTATCTCAACAGAGTTATTTAGCCAGTTGGTGAGTTTAACCCATCTTAATCTCTCTTATAATGGGTTCTTTGGCTTGATCCCGTATCAAATCAATCTCCTATCAAGTTTGGTTTCACTTGATCTTTCCTGGAATGCTTTGGACTTGAGATTTGATGACCAAGGTTTTCATATGCTTGCAAGAAACTTCACCAAACTAAGAAACCTTGTACTTACTGGTGTACATATGTCTGATGTTGCACTTACGTCCGTTCTAAACTTGTCTTCATCACTTGAACATTTGAGTCTCGGCTGGTGTCAATTACATGGGGAATTTCCAACTCAAGTTTTTCAGCTTCCAAACCTCAAAGTTATAGATTTAAGAGGGAATGAGAATCTCAGAGGTTATCTCCCTAACACAAACTGGAGTAGTGGCCTTGAGTTGTTGGACCTTTCCGTTTGTAGTTTTAGGGGGTCAATTCCAGCATCATTTGGAAATCTCTCTCAAATCATTTCCGTTGATTTACAAGGAAATTCGCTTGAAGGACAGATTCCAGATGTTTTTGGAAACCTTAGAAAATTAACTTCTCTAAGCTTTTCTTCATGCAATTTGAGTGGTCCACTTCCAATAACTATCTTCAACCTCACAAAAATTGCCCGTTTGGATTTGTCAAATAATCACTTGGAAGGTCCCTTGCCAAATCAGGTTAGTAAGCTTCAATTTCTAGAGGAACTTTGGTTATATAATAACTCTATATGTGGTGGTGTACCATCTTGGCTGTTTACTCTGCCATCTCTTCCAGTCTTGCGCCTCT
Above is a genomic segment from Gossypium arboreum isolate Shixiya-1 chromosome 8, ASM2569848v2, whole genome shotgun sequence containing:
- the LOC108468214 gene encoding receptor-like protein Cf-9, yielding MGSLSLVLVVLQLSWSLSSSIPPPSSHLCLPHQRDALLHFKTTIFVGCDYRFSDYYSGFEEYPYPRIDIESWNKSIDCCSWDGVKCSNVTGHVIGIDLSHSCLAGSLFADNSLFQLHNLQWLDLSYNYLTGCLLENTSSLFHVHGLRRLNLACNAFNGAISTELFSQLVSLTHLNLSYNGFFGLIPYQINLLSSLVSLDLSWNALDLRFDDQGFHMLARNFTKLRNLVLTGVHMSDVALTSVLNLSSSLEHLSLGWCQLHGEFPTQVFQLPNLKVIDLRGNENLRGYLPNTNWSSGLELLDLSVCSFRGSIPASFGNLSQIISVDLQGNSLEGQIPDVFGNLRKLTSLSFSSCNLSGPLPITIFNLTKIARLDLSNNHLEGPLPNQVSKLQFLEELWLYNNSICGGVPSWLFTLPSLPVLRLCYNKLVGPIDRIQKTSSIQEVDLSYNWFNTVFHILSCEPYFT